The following coding sequences are from one Saprospiraceae bacterium window:
- a CDS encoding glycosyltransferase family 9 protein, translated as MQVDVHVLTRNTFAGLFLSNPNVSKVWTVEKFVDGELLEALRDQKFEYCIDLHKNWRSMQVCWKLGVKTINYSKQNIQKWLKVRLKSWYPFQAQHIVDRYFESLKPLKVGYDGGGLEYFFDPSFQASKEMLNSVRQNYIVGVLGAAHATKQIPYDLWKRIIGVRSSRKIVLLGGKDVLSLGQKLSLEFDNVIDMVGKCSLDESAFWIKHSQYVISPDTGLMHMAAAFDKPILSIWGSTSPAFGMYPYFRQQRFHDERQVVGLACRPCSKIGFAACPKGHFKCMLDQKADLTAFEREL; from the coding sequence ATGCAGGTTGATGTGCATGTGCTAACCCGAAATACTTTTGCTGGATTGTTTTTAAGTAATCCAAATGTCAGCAAGGTTTGGACGGTTGAAAAATTCGTAGATGGAGAACTTCTTGAGGCTCTTCGGGATCAAAAATTTGAATATTGTATTGATCTCCATAAAAATTGGAGAAGCATGCAGGTATGTTGGAAATTGGGGGTTAAAACCATAAACTATTCTAAGCAGAATATCCAAAAATGGCTCAAAGTCAGACTGAAAAGTTGGTACCCATTTCAGGCGCAACATATCGTAGATCGTTATTTTGAATCTCTCAAGCCGTTAAAAGTAGGATATGACGGAGGAGGATTAGAATATTTTTTTGATCCTAGTTTTCAAGCTTCTAAGGAAATGCTCAATAGTGTAAGGCAAAATTATATTGTAGGAGTTTTAGGAGCTGCCCATGCGACAAAACAAATTCCATATGATCTTTGGAAACGGATTATTGGCGTCAGGTCTTCCAGAAAAATTGTGCTGTTGGGTGGGAAGGATGTGCTAAGCTTGGGACAAAAGCTGAGTTTAGAATTTGACAATGTAATCGATATGGTTGGAAAGTGTAGTCTTGACGAAAGCGCATTTTGGATCAAACATTCTCAGTATGTGATTAGCCCTGATACCGGATTGATGCATATGGCAGCCGCATTTGACAAACCAATATTGAGTATCTGGGGTAGTACTAGTCCAGCTTTTGGTATGTATCCTTATTTTCGGCAGCAGAGATTTCATGATGAGAGACAAGTGGTAGGATTAGCTTGCAGACCTTGTAGCAAGATTGGTTTTGCGGCCTGTCCAAAAGGACATTTTAAATGTATGCTTGATCAAAAAGCCGACCTGACAGCCTTTGAGCGGGAGCTTTGA